One segment of Spiroplasma kunkelii CR2-3x DNA contains the following:
- the rsgA gene encoding ribosome small subunit-dependent GTPase A has product MHQTGMIIRIISEFCYVKNDIDHQIYVCKGKGLFRHQEIKPVAGDYVQFEIQNNKQGIIYQIEQRKNELYRPRIANVDQVIIITAMAEPAFNSYLLNKYLAFIEYKSLKPVIVFTKKDLVKTDELYQKYFNWYPKLGYEVYFISNKKDDKKVWQQFKQLFQNKITVLTGQTGSGKSSTLNTLLQAEIIKTQEISKALGRGKHTTTASAIYELLDGMIADTPGFSTFDLRDYEKGGLARSYHLFNQYANECKFRTCLHLHEPHCKIKALVQADVIPQFFYNDYVRIMQEQ; this is encoded by the coding sequence ATGCACCAAACAGGAATGATTATTCGCATTATTAGCGAGTTTTGTTATGTTAAAAATGATATTGACCATCAAATTTATGTTTGCAAAGGAAAAGGATTATTTCGTCATCAAGAAATTAAACCAGTTGCTGGTGATTATGTTCAATTTGAAATTCAAAATAACAAGCAAGGAATTATTTATCAAATTGAACAGCGTAAAAATGAATTATACCGGCCACGAATTGCTAATGTTGATCAAGTTATTATTATTACAGCAATGGCAGAACCAGCTTTTAATTCATATTTATTAAATAAATATTTAGCATTTATTGAATACAAAAGTTTAAAACCAGTTATTGTTTTTACTAAAAAAGATTTAGTGAAAACAGATGAACTTTATCAAAAATATTTTAATTGATATCCAAAGTTAGGTTATGAGGTTTATTTTATTAGTAATAAAAAAGATGATAAAAAAGTATGACAACAATTTAAACAACTTTTTCAGAATAAAATCACAGTGTTAACTGGGCAAACTGGTAGTGGGAAATCATCAACTCTAAATACACTATTACAAGCAGAGATAATTAAAACGCAAGAAATTTCTAAAGCATTAGGCCGCGGAAAACATACAACGACAGCTAGTGCAATATATGAGTTATTAGATGGAATGATTGCTGATACACCAGGTTTTTCAACATTTGATTTAAGAGATTATGAAAAAGGAGGATTAGCCCGCTCTTATCATTTATTTAATCAATATGCTAATGAGTGTAAGTTTCGAACTTGCTTGCATTTACATGAGCCACATTGCAAAATAAAAGCATTAGTTCAAGCAGATGTTATTCCACAATTTTTTTATAATGATTATGTTCGCATTATGCAAGAACAATAG
- a CDS encoding thiamine diphosphokinase has product MKANKVLIVCSETNLDLQQYQDYYKIGVERGALDLIKTFDTFDLFCCDQDSLTTTEVKLITSKAKELLIVSQIKDYIDGELALQEALKLKPQEIIFIAQGNRFDMKLSCFNFIYRYNIIFMNDNTYAYLLKPGMNEVYKKVGYRYFSLFSLQAATVTISNLKYNANQLKLSELSPNAVSNEFLTSVGNIDVLTGQVVAIYSK; this is encoded by the coding sequence ATGAAAGCAAATAAAGTTTTAATTGTTTGTTCAGAAACAAATTTAGATTTACAGCAGTATCAAGATTATTATAAAATTGGTGTGGAACGAGGTGCCTTAGATTTAATTAAAACTTTTGATACTTTTGATCTTTTTTGTTGTGACCAGGATAGTTTAACAACAACAGAAGTAAAACTAATTACTAGTAAAGCAAAAGAGTTATTAATAGTTTCCCAAATTAAAGATTATATTGATGGTGAATTAGCCTTACAAGAAGCGTTAAAATTAAAACCACAAGAAATTATTTTTATTGCACAAGGTAATCGCTTTGATATGAAGCTGAGTTGTTTTAACTTTATTTATCGCTATAATATTATTTTTATGAATGATAATACTTATGCTTATTTATTAAAACCAGGAATGAATGAAGTTTATAAAAAGGTAGGTTATCGTTATTTTTCATTATTTAGTTTGCAAGCAGCAACTGTGACAATTAGTAATTTAAAATATAATGCTAACCAATTAAAATTGTCAGAATTATCTCCTAATGCAGTTAGTAATGAATTTCTTACGTCAGTCGGGAATATTGATGTTTTAACAGGACAAGTTGTTGCAATTTATAGTAAATAA
- the rpe gene encoding ribulose-phosphate 3-epimerase — protein sequence MKKYFVAPSVLSANYLILQEELAAIKKAGAQWIHFDVMDGDFVPNLTFGPKILADITSYSDLYLDCHLMVKIKNSSVENYLLPFIKAGASVITLHYEALTESQLTEFLSLRTKLNIKIGLAIKPLTPVEIIYPYLNRLYLVLVMTVEPGFGGQAFIPAAAAKIKILRHYLEQNNGKTLIEVDGGINAETAALCKQYGVDVLVAGSYLFDHVDLAARLKGLLADESK from the coding sequence ATGAAAAAATATTTTGTTGCACCAAGTGTTTTAAGTGCAAATTATTTAATCCTACAAGAAGAGTTAGCAGCAATTAAGAAAGCAGGTGCTCAATGAATTCATTTTGATGTAATGGATGGTGATTTTGTACCAAATTTAACTTTTGGTCCAAAGATTTTAGCTGATATTACTAGTTATAGCGATTTATATCTTGATTGTCACTTAATGGTTAAAATTAAAAATAGTAGTGTTGAAAATTACTTGTTGCCCTTTATTAAAGCAGGTGCATCAGTAATTACTTTGCATTATGAAGCATTAACTGAATCACAATTAACTGAATTTTTAAGTTTACGAACAAAATTAAACATAAAAATTGGGTTAGCAATTAAACCATTAACTCCAGTTGAAATTATTTACCCGTATTTAAATCGTCTTTACTTAGTCTTAGTAATGACAGTAGAACCTGGTTTTGGTGGTCAAGCTTTTATTCCAGCAGCAGCAGCAAAGATTAAAATTTTACGACATTATCTTGAACAAAATAATGGCAAAACACTAATTGAAGTTGATGGGGGAATTAATGCTGAAACTGCAGCCCTTTGTAAACAATATGGGGTTGATGTGTTAGTAGCGGGTAGTTATTTATTTGACCATGTTGATTTAGCAGCAAGGTTGAAAGGATTATTAGCAGATGAAAGCAAATAA
- the rpmB gene encoding 50S ribosomal protein L28, translating into MAKKCEITGKRALSGNKRSHALNATRRKWNVNLQKVSIVLDGEVKTLRIATRTLKTLKRKGQITQ; encoded by the coding sequence ATGGCAAAAAAATGTGAAATTACTGGTAAAAGAGCTTTATCAGGAAACAAACGTTCACACGCATTAAATGCAACTCGTCGTAAATGAAATGTTAATTTACAAAAAGTAAGCATTGTTCTTGATGGTGAAGTCAAAACATTACGTATTGCAACAAGAACTTTAAAAACATTAAAACGTAAAGGTCAAATTACTCAATAA